The Poecilia reticulata strain Guanapo linkage group LG1, Guppy_female_1.0+MT, whole genome shotgun sequence DNA window ATCTACTGCAAATGGGTTCAACAACATTCgggaaacacaaaaagaaatcaaagtgtttctTAGATGTTAATGTAAAATTGTAAAAGGTACGTAAAAGTCAAAGGTCTGTCAAGGAACTGTTTTAATCTTTGTGTCATTTGTAATAAATGAAACCAATCTGTATTCTGGATGCAGTTTTGTGGTTGTGTGTTGTATCAGGTTTTTATAACAGCATTTGAGTTGAAAATGTTAATCGTGGCCAGAACATTTGGTGAAACTTCTGCCTGTTGATATTAGAGACAAAAAATGAATCACCAGTCATCAGGCTTCACAGCCTCGGGGTCAGGGATCTTGGCCCTCTCGTCCCAGTCGTCCGGCTTGGAGTCATCTGGATCGTCGATCTCCTTTGGCGGGTTGACAGGAGGCACCATGTCGTACAGCAGGTTGCCACGGCTCACGCTCGACTGATCGATGAACATCTCGTAGCTGTTGTCTGGGTTCAGGACTGAGAGCAGACAAAAGTAAggagagcacacacacacacgcacacacaaagaaCTCCACACAGGATCAAAAAATTAAACGCAGCTCGTCAATCAGCCACGCACCCAGAGTGTAGAGGTGAGTCTTCTTGTCGGTGTAGAACTTCTTCAGATCCACGTCGGCCCTCTTGGCGTGCTTCTCCTCCATCACTTTGTTCAGGGGGTTTTTGTGGCGGAAGATGAAGTGCAGTTTGTAGTCTTCTCCGCATTTGTCAGGTCCAAACATGATGGTGTAGGATGTACGGTCATGGAACTGTTCCTGCATGCGAAGACGAGAAGGAAATCAATACGATCAATAACTTCACTGATTTGGCCACATGTCactgaaagcacaaaaacagtTAGGTTGATGCTACTTGCTCCCGTttgtcataacaaaaaaaaaaacaaaaaaaaaaaatgtaaatggagAGGGTTGTGTCGTCACTTGCTACCTAATGTTACTGCGGATTGCTGCAAAATATAAGCCTGAAACCTCATATGAAGAACATTTCCCAGAACTTAATAATTGCACCAATTAggaaaaaatgtcagcaaagaTCTTGCATCAGTTACAGCACATTATTCTGCTAATTTAACAATACAAGTAATCTCCTGGGGAATGTCAGAAAACCAACAACCCAGCAGCTGCCTAACACATCCCACAGACCTCCGTTAgcaacacaagggttaaaattCACGAGAAAACAATtagaagaagacagaaaaagcaTGGCATGGTTAGACAGAtgcaacaagttttttttttctttaatgaataaaatggcATCTTAAAGTTGCATATGAACAAAAGTTTCACACTAATATTTTCTGGCCAGATGAGTCTAAAACTGCTACTAAAAAACCCAAAAGGTGGAAAAAGACACAGTCTGACtctgtggaaatattgaagtcTTGGGTGGCCGTTATGTTAAGAAATATATCCAATATGAACTGCAAACCAGAACGCAtagaaaatgaaagtttctAAAGTGGTAATGCATAAACTTTAAGGAATATAAAACCCAAATACCAACCAGACTGAGACCGCCAGAGTCAGACAGCAGCTTGATGTACGCTCCACCACAGTCGATACCATCTTGGAAATTCACCTCATacctgcaataaaaaaaataaataaaaaaaaactcaactctgatatttatggggtttttttccattaGAACTTGCATCTTGTTCTCATGTGAACTCACTGGACAACCAGAGGTTCATCCTGGAAGACAAAGGGTTTGTCCAGCATGGCTGCTATGGCGTGGTGTTTGGCTCGGGACTTGAGCACCAGGCCTTGGTCTCCAGGAACCTTGTTCTCCTTTAGCGGCTCCACCATCCACTTTCCTGCAGACAAGACATGAGAGGACAAATAAAATTTAGTCAGAAATAAGAATGGCTTAGACTGTCCTAAATGTCTAAATGGCTTTGAGAGTTGGGGATCTGTGGTGtataagaataaaacacagtagGATTAGCAGATAAAAGGCTACAAACCATCATATTTGGCGATTTCATCATCTGCATCCTCCTTCGTTGTTTTTGATGGCTGCCATCTGCCCAGATCaacatccaaaaaaaaacttttaggtaTGGAAAACCGTACAGACCCCAGCTAACAGCGAGGGCCAATCCACCAGAGTTGCCATTAAAACCTAATTTTACCTGTCCAGTGATCCATCGTCAAAGGTTTCTGCAAAGTACACATCTCCGGTGGGAACGGGAGTCTTGTATGTTACCTGGATTATAATGTCATAATTTAAGATCAAAGGTTTAAAATCCAGACATGCACTTAACGTTGGATCTGTTCCCGACCTGGAAGGTGACATTGGTGTCAGTTTCAGACTTTTCATCTCCGTCCTTATCCTCATCAAACTGCTCTTCATCCGTCACCAtcgcctcctcctcttcgtcgtcCGCCATCAGAACCTGCATTTCCTCGTCGTCAAGGCGCATGTCGCCATCTCCGTCCAGAACGTCCGCCTCGGAAGGCTCGTCGCTGGACGCCATGGCCGCCACGGCCAGCGAGGACAGGAACAGCAGCCGCCACACCCAGCCTCCACCTAGTTTCATCTGAGGCGGACAGGAGGAGAGCAGAACGGTTGAAAGGGAGAGAGGGGAGGAAAGATAAAGGTGAACGAGGAGCGACGGGCAGAGGTCGGACACTTTTCCCCGCAGTAAAATTCTAacacttttcaagcattttcgAACTTTTCCAGCATTACACCTTGAACTTAAAAGcaatacaaatgaactaaaaaaaagacagtttcaaCTCAATGTTATACGATGTCAtatattactgttattaataatgTCTTCCACATGGTACGACACTGCCAACATaaactaaaatacaacaaaattgtatgttttgaaatgtttctctcacacacaccctACACACTTGACTGGTCCAAAAACCaaacactaatttaaaaaaagaagaatcctTCAATTTTGATAACATACAATGAGCCTTTGTTTCAATTAAACAGATCAATAAGTCATTGGGCCATtcggaataataaatattcaaaaataaaataaaataaaaaaatgttctcgcCAGGCTTTCTGGGATTTAGCAAGTAGTGATAATTTGGTAATTCTAAgtaaccaacaacaacaaaagtttAGACTGACctaacagtgagaaaaaaaagtgtcttccTCTTTATTAGGtgcatgaaaatatctggtttcaaacgtcaataatgtttttcagatttaggCTTTGAATCAAATGTTagattgcactttattacaaaactggacggtttgaatatcaagcactttcaatGAGTTTATTAAGCAcattccaaaccttgaaaacaagTATTAtgtaattcaaacattttcaaggatttcaagcacctgtACGAACCCTGAACACGGTGAACAAAGGGGCTGGAGATGTTGGATGATGAATGACACggattttatttatggagaGGTGTTCATGTCGTGTCGGTGATAAAAATAGAGAACACAAGTACATAAAATAATGGAAGAGTGAGTGGATGAGACGCAGAGGTCAAGTCTCGTATCTGTATAATGCACCTTAATTATTACTTTGAAAGATCCATACAAGAGTCAACTCTTCTGTAAAAAGCTGACAATAAGCTAAAGAACGAAACTCTCGaagaaaccataaaaaaaatctgtggccAACTGCAGTTTACCTCATCTAGACTTCTGATTTCATGACTGTATAACTGCAGAGCTACATGCATTGAAACACAATGAGAAAAATCTGCTCAATATTGCCTCCGAGAGACCTATAATAACATATCTGTAGCTTCATCTGGATCAGCTCAGCCTGGGTCTGTTTTGTTGCAAAGCAGGAAATTAAAATCCTCTCTGTAGATGCAGGCAAAAAGCACCATGCTTTCCCTGATACACCATATTTTTCATTGTGATgcttatctgtttgttttttccacaaatgagGAGCCTGTTGGGAACTCACCTCCATCAGGCTCAGTTTGCACCAAAGTGCTACACTGAATAACTACAGAGGATGTTCATAAAAACCGTGGAAACCCAAGATTAAGACTGGATTTTATGCGACTAGATTGTATGattgtatggatggatggatagattgTATGTGAATAgggaataaagtaaaatatataactGGAAAATTAAACTTGAGTTCAGGATAAGCTGAAGAAAAATTGAGAGTTGGAAAAGACGGGATGATTTAGGTCTTAGAATCTTCCTGACAGGTAGAGATTAACCAATATGACAagctgtttttaacttttaattatcAAACTGGGGATACACTCATTGTATCCTGTCTTCTATTCACAAATTATTTCTTCTCATgcaaaatctttaattttttttttttttaggttttcaaaCTACATTTCAAAAATTTCTCTGTGCATATTGGCAAACTAAGGCTTTActgtatttacattaaaatgtgtaatagctttttatctaaaacagaaaaacaacattcattCTCATTGTAGCCAAATACGCAATCTTGTTATACTCCTAGTATTACTCTCTGAAAAGCaggacaacttttttttcccttttttttgtacaagtttgaggttttatagtgaagcagaaagtggctt harbors:
- the clgn gene encoding calmegin isoform X1, with protein sequence MKLGGGWVWRLLFLSSLAVAAMASSDEPSEADVLDGDGDMRLDDEEMQVLMADDEEEEAMVTDEEQFDEDKDGDEKSETDTNVTFQVTYKTPVPTGDVYFAETFDDGSLDRWQPSKTTKEDADDEIAKYDGKWMVEPLKENKVPGDQGLVLKSRAKHHAIAAMLDKPFVFQDEPLVVQYEVNFQDGIDCGGAYIKLLSDSGGLSLEQFHDRTSYTIMFGPDKCGEDYKLHFIFRHKNPLNKVMEEKHAKRADVDLKKFYTDKKTHLYTLVLNPDNSYEMFIDQSSVSRGNLLYDMVPPVNPPKEIDDPDDSKPDDWDERAKIPDPEAVKPDDWDEDAPAKIEDPDALKPEGWLDDEPEFVSDPNAEKPEDWDEEMDGEWEAPQVPNPSCETAPGCGEWKRPMINNPQYKGKWKAPLIDNPNYQGVWKPRKMMNPEYFEDLQPFRMTPFKALGLELWSMTSDIYFDNFIITSHKEVADRWASDSWGLKKLVASANEPGIFSQLMMAAEERPWLWIIYVLTVGLPVGLAVLFCWPKKPVDDYVYRRVDQPQSHIEEEEEEGEADEEEKEAGAGEPAAAQEEGERQESDGQGDNQVGADNEEEEMEEEEEEEEESEENKTPERTLGDEQKDGGDVAEESHKQAVRKRRVRKD
- the clgn gene encoding calmegin isoform X2, yielding MKLGGGWVWRLLFLSSLAVAAMASSDEPSEADVLDGDGDMRLDDEEMQVLMADDEEEEAMVTDEEQFDEDKDGDEKSETDTNVTFQVTYKTPVPTGDVYFAETFDDGSLDRWQPSKTTKEDADDEIAKYDGKWMVEPLKENKVPGDQGLVLKSRAKHHAIAAMLDKPFVFQDEPLVVQYEVNFQDGIDCGGAYIKLLSDSGGLSLEQFHDRTSYTIMFGPDKCGEDYKLHFIFRHKNPLNKVMEEKHAKRADVDLKKFYTDKKTHLYTLVLNPDNSYEMFIDQSSVSRGNLLYDMVPPVNPPKEIDDPDDSKPDDWDERAKIPDPEAVKPDDWDEDAPAKIEDPDALKPEGWLDDEPEFVSDPNAEKPEDWDEEMDGEWEAPQVPNPSCETAPGCGEWKRPMINNPQYKGKWKAPLIDNPNYQGVWKPRKMMNPEYFEDLQPFRMTPFKALGLELWSMTSDIYFDNFIITSHKEVADRWASDSWGLKKLVASANEPGIFSQLMMAAEERPWLWIIYVLTVGLPVGLAVLFCWPKKPVDDYVYRRVDQPQSHIEEEEEEGEADEEEKEAGAGEPAAAQEEGERQESDGQGDNQVGADNEEEEMEEEEEEEEESEENKTPERTLGDEKDGGDVAEESHKQAVRKRRVRKD